In one Siniperca chuatsi isolate FFG_IHB_CAS linkage group LG14, ASM2008510v1, whole genome shotgun sequence genomic region, the following are encoded:
- the LOC122888210 gene encoding alpha-crystallin B chain-like isoform X1 codes for MKPNLIMDIPIQYPWYRRAFPHRLSDLALAEPLTDWPLIWPLPWSFPWMRPSFTRWFNWSDNGHSEMRIEKDRYVIYLDVKHFSPDELSVSVSDEFITIHAKHEDRQDDHGFVSREFLRKYRLPAGVLSADVTSSLSFDGVLTITAPRSSPGPERSIPISCEDGTPKQKM; via the exons ATGAAGCCG AATCTCATCATGGACATCCCCATCCAGTATCCCTGGTACCGTCGGGCCTTCCCACATCGACTCTCTGACCTCGCCTTGGCAGAACCTCTCACTGATTGGCCACTAATCTGGCCCTTGCCCTGGTCCTTCCCCTGGATGCGCCCTTCGTTCACGCGCTGGTTTAACTGGTCCGACAATGGACACAGTGAG ATGCGCATTGAAAAGGATCGCTACGTCATTTACCTGGATGTGAAGCATTTCTCACCTGACGAGCtgtctgtcagtgtcagtgATGAGTTCATCACGATACACGCCAAGCatgaagacagacag GACGACCACGGATTTGTGTCCAGAGAGTTTCTGAGAAAGTACAGGCTTCCTGCTGGCGTGTTAAGTGCTGACGTCACCTCCAGTCTGTCATTTGATGGTGTGCTTACAATCACTGCACCTCGGTCATCTCCTGGCCCAGAGCGCAGTATTCCTATTTCCTGTGAAGATGGAacaccaaaacagaaaatgtag
- the LOC122888210 gene encoding alpha-crystallin B chain-like isoform X2, with amino-acid sequence MDIPIQYPWYRRAFPHRLSDLALAEPLTDWPLIWPLPWSFPWMRPSFTRWFNWSDNGHSEMRIEKDRYVIYLDVKHFSPDELSVSVSDEFITIHAKHEDRQDDHGFVSREFLRKYRLPAGVLSADVTSSLSFDGVLTITAPRSSPGPERSIPISCEDGTPKQKM; translated from the exons ATGGACATCCCCATCCAGTATCCCTGGTACCGTCGGGCCTTCCCACATCGACTCTCTGACCTCGCCTTGGCAGAACCTCTCACTGATTGGCCACTAATCTGGCCCTTGCCCTGGTCCTTCCCCTGGATGCGCCCTTCGTTCACGCGCTGGTTTAACTGGTCCGACAATGGACACAGTGAG ATGCGCATTGAAAAGGATCGCTACGTCATTTACCTGGATGTGAAGCATTTCTCACCTGACGAGCtgtctgtcagtgtcagtgATGAGTTCATCACGATACACGCCAAGCatgaagacagacag GACGACCACGGATTTGTGTCCAGAGAGTTTCTGAGAAAGTACAGGCTTCCTGCTGGCGTGTTAAGTGCTGACGTCACCTCCAGTCTGTCATTTGATGGTGTGCTTACAATCACTGCACCTCGGTCATCTCCTGGCCCAGAGCGCAGTATTCCTATTTCCTGTGAAGATGGAacaccaaaacagaaaatgtag